Part of the Virgibacillus necropolis genome, TTAAATTGATGGTCGATGCAAATACAGTTTGGGATTTGAAAACATCAATCGTTTGGGGAAGAAAGCTTGAAGAATTTGATATCTACTGGCTTGAAGAGCCGATGAATCCGTTTGACAAAAAGTCTCATGCTGAGCTTGCAAGCAGGCTGGATGTACCGATTGCTATCGGAGAAACCGTTTATACTAAATATGATTTCCGTGATTACATTGAAATGGGTGGGGTTAGCATTGTTCAAGCAGATGCCACAAAGCTTTCAGGCATTGATGAATGGTTAGATGTTGCGGCATTAGCAAGATGCTACAATTTGGAAGTCATTCCACATACGAACGTACAACAGAAGTTACATGTCCAATTAGCAGCTGCTACATCTAATGTCCCTATGGTTGAATATTGCTATGAATCTATTATCGATATATGGGAAAACCCGATAAAAGTAGAAAATGGTTATTATTCATTACCAGAGGAGCCAGGACTCGGTTGTAAGCTAACTGATAAGATTTTAACAGAATGTAGAATTGGATAAATAGAAAGGTGGCGTTTATATGAAATTAGTAACATTTACGAAAAATGATCAGGATTTTGTTGGTACAGTAATCGATAACAAGGTGATTAACTTAAACCATTTACTAGCTGATCCATCGCTTACAATGATGGATCTTGTAGAACACGGGCTAGGCTATATTAAAAAGATTGAGGATAAGCTTGCGGATAATGACCAGGAGTTTGCCATGAACCTCGATGAAGTAGTATTGAAGGCGCCATTGCCGAATCCAGGTAAAGTTGTTTGTGTTGGGCTAAATTATATGGACCATTGCCGTGAACAAAATGTTGAACCACCTAAGGCACCATTAATTTTTTCCAAGTGGTCAAGTTGTGTTATTGGAAATGGAGAAAATGTCATCCTACCTTCTGAGTCTACACAAGTTGATTATGAAGCGGAATTGGGAGTTGTTATTGGCAAGGAAGGAAAAAACATTGCGGAGGATAACGTATTTGACCATATTTTCGGATACGTAATCGTCAATGATATTAGCGCAAGAGATGTTCAATTTGCTGATGGGCAGTGGGCACGTGGAAAATCCTATGACACATTCGCACCTTGTGGTCCATACCTTGTAACTGCTGACGAGATTAGTGACCCTCAGAATCTATCAATTCGTTGTACAGTAAATGGCAACGTTCTCCAAGATTCAAATACGGCAGAAATGATTTTTACAATTAAAGAGGTTATTGCATATCTATCAAAAGGATTTACTTTCGAGTCTGGTGATTTATTATCAACAGGCACGCCGCATGGAGTCGGAGTTTTCAGGGATCCTCAAGTGTTCCTTAATGATGGCGATGAGGTGATTGTCGAGATTGAAGGTTTAGGGATTTTAAGAAATAAATGTGCTCGCGAAACAGAAGGATCAGACGTTAAATAGAGTAAGGAGTGAAAAAATGCGGTTAGATAAAAAGGTTGCCTTAATTACGGGTGCTGGATCTGGGATTGGCAAGGAAACAGCTCTTCTGTTTGCGAAAGAAGGGGCAAAAGTAATTGTCAATGACGTAAATGAAGTAGCAGGGAAGCAGACTGTTGCAGAAATAATTCAGCATGGTGGAGAAGCGCTATTCATTCAGGCAAACGTAACAAATGAATCGGATGTTAAAAAAATGGTAGATGAAGCGCTTATATCCTATGAAAAAATTGATGTGTTGTTTAATAATGCAGGCATTAGTGGCATAGGCGTATTGCACGAGATTGATTTAGAAGACTGGAAGAATGTCATCAATGTAAATATTAATGGTATTTTTCTCGTTTCTAAATACGTCATCCCTCATATGATCAAACAGCAAAGCGGTTCTATTATCAATATGTCATCATGCATTGCCGAAATTGGATTAGCAAACCGAGCATCTTACGCAGCTACGAAGGGTGCAGTGCTTTCTTTAACAAAATCAATGCAGGTTGATTATGCAAAAGATAAGATCCGTGTTAATGCATTGATGCCAGGTACGATTTTTACGCCATTTGTCGAGGATTACTTGTCGAAGGATGCAAACCCTGACGCTGCGATTCAATCAATTAAAAGCAGACAATTGGGCGGTGACCTTGGAAAACCAATTGATGTAGCCTACGCAGCACTCTACCTTGCATCAGATGAATCAAAATTTATGATGGGTTCACCATTTATGATTGATGGCGGGGTAGTGAATGGGAAATAAGGTGATAAAAATATCTGATAGTTGAAAGGAAAGAACGGCTATGAAGAGACTAACGAACAAAACAGCCCTTGTAACGGGTGGGAGCAGAGGAATAGGAGAGGCTATTGTGCTCCAACTAGCAAAAGAAGGCGCGAATGTGGCCATAAACTTTACTTCTGACCGATCGAAAGATTTGGCTGAAAGTGTCAAAGGAAAAGTAGAAGACCAAGGTCAGCAGGCAATGATAGTCCAAGCAGATGTTGGTATCAAACAGCAAGTTGATCAGATGATGGAAAAAGTGCAAAAAGAACTAGGGAACATCGATATTCTGGTCAATAATGCAGGGATTGCACCATTTGAGCCCTTTATGACACTGTCAGAAGAAACGTGGGATCAAACGTATAATACAAATGTAAAATCTGTTTTTCTATGTTCCCAAGCTGCTGCAAAAGGAATGATTGAAAGGCGCAGTGGAAAGATCATTAACATTACTTCTACAGCTAGCTTGATGGTCACAAGCCCAGTTATTCCGCATTATATTTCATCAAAGGCTGCAGCACATCAGCTTACGAAAGCATTGGCGATTGAACTGGGGAAAGATAATATAAATGTTAATGCAGTTGGACCGAGTACGGTTGAGACAGATATGTGTACGGACTACCTGGCAGAGAAAGCGATTTATGATAAAGAGGTTGAAGCAAATCCAATGAAACGATTAGGGACTGCCAAACAAATTGGCGATGCTGTCGTATTTCTAGCCTCAGAAGAAGCAATGCAAGTAAATGGGCACTTATTAATGGTCGATGGTGGTTTGACGGTTAAAGCTGCACAGCCTGATGATCACTTGGAGCATTAGGATTTATTATTATGGTTGCTTGTATTGATACTGAAAAACAAGAATCAGACGGGCTTAAATAATATTTTGGAGGTATTCAAAGATGAACACAAATACAATTGAGAAGAAATATGCAAACTGGTCTGACGCATATGCTGATCCACAGTGGCTTATTCATGACCGGTTTGGATTATTCATCCATTTCGGTTTATACTCACCAGCTGCACGACATGAATGGTTTATGACGCACGAGAAAATTCATCCAAAAACGTACCAAAAATATTTTGAACACTTTGAGCCAGACTTATTTGATGCAAAGGAATGGGCTAGAACTGCCAAAAAAGCAGGTATGAACTATTTCGTTATAACAACAAAGCATCATGAGGGATTTGCATTATGGGATACGAAGTTAAGTGATTATAAGGTGACAAATACACCGGTAAAACGGGATCTATTACGAGAAGTTATTGATGCCTTTCGGGAAGAAGGTTTAAAAGTAGGATTATATCATTCATTAATCGATTGGCATCACCCAGAATTTACGATTGATGGACTACATCCACAACGTGATGATGAAGACTTCAAATTAGAAAATGCGGATCGTGATATGAATAAATATTTGGAATTTATGCATGGGCAAGTTCGGGAACTACTGACAGATTATGGTCAAATTGATTATATGTGGTTTGATTTCTCATACCCACACCGTGACTTTGGATGGTCTAAAGGAAAAGGAGCAATG contains:
- a CDS encoding fumarylacetoacetate hydrolase family protein, whose product is MKLVTFTKNDQDFVGTVIDNKVINLNHLLADPSLTMMDLVEHGLGYIKKIEDKLADNDQEFAMNLDEVVLKAPLPNPGKVVCVGLNYMDHCREQNVEPPKAPLIFSKWSSCVIGNGENVILPSESTQVDYEAELGVVIGKEGKNIAEDNVFDHIFGYVIVNDISARDVQFADGQWARGKSYDTFAPCGPYLVTADEISDPQNLSIRCTVNGNVLQDSNTAEMIFTIKEVIAYLSKGFTFESGDLLSTGTPHGVGVFRDPQVFLNDGDEVIVEIEGLGILRNKCARETEGSDVK
- a CDS encoding SDR family NAD(P)-dependent oxidoreductase → MRLDKKVALITGAGSGIGKETALLFAKEGAKVIVNDVNEVAGKQTVAEIIQHGGEALFIQANVTNESDVKKMVDEALISYEKIDVLFNNAGISGIGVLHEIDLEDWKNVINVNINGIFLVSKYVIPHMIKQQSGSIINMSSCIAEIGLANRASYAATKGAVLSLTKSMQVDYAKDKIRVNALMPGTIFTPFVEDYLSKDANPDAAIQSIKSRQLGGDLGKPIDVAYAALYLASDESKFMMGSPFMIDGGVVNGK
- a CDS encoding SDR family NAD(P)-dependent oxidoreductase — translated: MKRLTNKTALVTGGSRGIGEAIVLQLAKEGANVAINFTSDRSKDLAESVKGKVEDQGQQAMIVQADVGIKQQVDQMMEKVQKELGNIDILVNNAGIAPFEPFMTLSEETWDQTYNTNVKSVFLCSQAAAKGMIERRSGKIINITSTASLMVTSPVIPHYISSKAAAHQLTKALAIELGKDNINVNAVGPSTVETDMCTDYLAEKAIYDKEVEANPMKRLGTAKQIGDAVVFLASEEAMQVNGHLLMVDGGLTVKAAQPDDHLEH